One window from the genome of Enterobacter pseudoroggenkampii encodes:
- the rpsP gene encoding 30S ribosomal protein S16, whose amino-acid sequence MVTIRLARHGAKKRPFYQVVVTDSRNARNGRFIERVGFFNPLAAGAEEETRLDLDRIAHWVGQGATVSDRVATLIKAANKAA is encoded by the coding sequence ATGGTAACTATTCGTTTAGCACGTCACGGCGCTAAAAAGCGTCCGTTCTACCAGGTTGTTGTGACTGACAGCCGTAATGCACGCAACGGTCGCTTCATCGAGCGCGTTGGTTTCTTCAACCCACTGGCCGCTGGCGCAGAAGAAGAAACTCGTCTGGATCTGGATCGTATCGCTCACTGGGTTGGCCAGGGCGCTACTGTTTCCGATCGCGTTGCTACGCTGATCAAAGCAGCAAACAAAGCAGCTTAA
- the ffh gene encoding signal recognition particle protein, translating to MFDNLTDRLSRTLRNISGRGRLTEENIKETLREVRMALLEADVALPVVRDFINRVKEKAVGHEVNKSLTPGQEFVKIVRNELVSAMGEENQVLNLAAQPPAVVLMAGLQGAGKTTSVGKLGKFLREKHKKKVLVVSADVYRPAAIKQLETLAEQVGVDFFPSDVAQKPVDIVNAALKEAKLKFYDVLLVDTAGRLHVDEAMMDEIKQVHASINPVETLFVVDAMTGQDAANTAKAFNEALPLTGVVLTKVDGDARGGAALSIRHITGKPIKFLGVGEKTEALEPFHPDRIASRILGMGDVLSLIEDIESKVDRAQAEKLASKLKKGDGFDLTDFLEQLRQMKNMGGMASLMGKLPGMGQIPDNVKAQMDDKVLVRMEAIINSMTLKERANPDIIKGSRKRRIAAGCGMQVQDVNRLLKQFDDMQRMMKKMKKGGMAKMMRGMKGMMPPGFPGR from the coding sequence ATGTTTGATAATTTAACCGATCGTTTGTCGCGCACGCTGCGCAACATCAGCGGCCGCGGACGCCTTACTGAAGAGAACATCAAGGAAACGCTGCGCGAAGTGCGCATGGCGCTGCTGGAAGCAGACGTCGCGTTGCCGGTTGTTCGTGATTTTATCAACCGCGTAAAAGAGAAGGCGGTTGGTCATGAAGTTAACAAGAGCCTGACCCCGGGTCAGGAGTTCGTCAAAATCGTTCGTAATGAACTGGTTTCGGCGATGGGCGAAGAGAACCAGGTGCTTAACCTGGCGGCTCAGCCACCGGCCGTGGTGCTGATGGCGGGCCTGCAGGGTGCGGGTAAAACCACCAGCGTCGGTAAGCTGGGTAAGTTCCTGCGTGAAAAGCACAAGAAGAAAGTGCTGGTGGTCTCTGCGGACGTCTATCGCCCGGCGGCGATCAAACAGCTGGAAACCCTGGCAGAGCAGGTTGGCGTGGATTTCTTCCCGTCCGACGTGGCGCAGAAGCCTGTCGACATCGTTAACGCCGCGCTGAAAGAGGCGAAGCTGAAATTCTATGACGTGCTGCTGGTGGATACCGCCGGTCGTCTGCACGTCGACGAAGCGATGATGGACGAGATCAAGCAGGTGCATGCCTCTATCAACCCGGTAGAGACCCTGTTCGTTGTCGACGCCATGACCGGTCAGGATGCGGCGAATACCGCGAAAGCGTTTAACGAAGCGCTGCCGTTAACCGGCGTGGTGCTGACCAAAGTGGACGGTGACGCCCGCGGCGGTGCGGCGCTCTCGATTCGTCACATCACCGGTAAGCCGATTAAATTCCTCGGCGTGGGCGAAAAAACCGAAGCGCTGGAGCCGTTCCACCCGGACCGTATCGCCTCCCGTATCCTCGGCATGGGCGACGTGCTGTCGCTGATCGAAGATATCGAGAGCAAGGTTGACCGCGCGCAGGCCGAGAAGCTGGCCAGCAAGCTGAAAAAAGGTGACGGTTTCGATCTCACCGACTTCCTTGAGCAATTGCGTCAGATGAAAAACATGGGCGGCATGGCCAGCCTGATGGGCAAACTGCCGGGCATGGGCCAGATCCCTGACAACGTGAAAGCGCAGATGGATGACAAGGTGCTGGTGCGTATGGAGGCGATCATCAACTCGATGACCCTCAAAGAACGCGCTAACCCGGATATCATCAAAGGTTCCCGTAAACGCCGTATCGCAGCCGGTTGCGGCATGCAGGTGCAGGACGTTAACCGCCTTCTGAAACAGTTCGACGACATGCAGCGCATGATGAAGAAAATGAAGAAAGGCGGCATGGCGAAGATGATGCGCGGCATGAAAGGGATGATGCCTCCCGGTTTTCCAGGGCGTTAA
- a CDS encoding cytochrome C assembly family protein, with translation MPVFALIALVAYSVSLALIVPGLLQKNSGWRRMAILSAVIALISHAFALESRIIPGDGSVQNLSVLNVGSLVSLMICTVMTIVASKNRGWLLLPIVYTFALINLALATFMPNEFITHLEATPGMLVHIGLSLFAYATLIIAALYAMQLAWIDYQLKNKKLAFNHEMPPLMVIERKMFHITQVGVVLLTLTLCTGLFYMKNLFSVENIDKAVLSIIAWFVYIVLLWGHYHEGWRGRRVVWFNVAGAGILTLAYFGSRFIQQFAG, from the coding sequence ATGCCTGTTTTCGCACTGATCGCCCTTGTTGCCTACTCTGTCAGCCTCGCGCTGATCGTTCCCGGACTGCTGCAAAAAAACAGCGGCTGGCGGCGCATGGCTATTCTTTCTGCGGTCATCGCACTGATTAGCCACGCCTTTGCGCTGGAATCACGCATCATTCCCGGCGACGGCAGCGTGCAAAACCTGAGCGTCCTCAACGTCGGCTCGCTGGTCAGCCTGATGATCTGTACGGTGATGACCATCGTCGCGTCTAAAAATCGCGGCTGGCTGCTGCTGCCTATTGTCTACACCTTTGCGCTGATCAATCTGGCCCTCGCTACCTTTATGCCTAATGAGTTTATTACGCATCTGGAGGCTACCCCGGGGATGCTGGTGCATATCGGCCTGTCGCTCTTTGCCTACGCGACGCTGATCATCGCCGCGCTTTACGCCATGCAGCTCGCCTGGATTGACTATCAGCTGAAAAACAAAAAGCTGGCCTTTAACCATGAAATGCCGCCGCTGATGGTCATTGAGCGCAAGATGTTCCACATCACCCAGGTGGGGGTGGTGCTGCTGACGCTGACGCTCTGCACGGGCCTGTTTTACATGAAGAACCTGTTCAGCGTGGAGAATATCGATAAAGCGGTACTCTCCATCATCGCGTGGTTTGTCTATATTGTCCTGTTATGGGGCCATTATCATGAAGGCTGGCGCGGTCGTCGCGTGGTCTGGTTCAACGTCGCGGGTGCGGGCATTCTCACCCTTGCCTATTTTGGCAGCCGCTTCATACAGCAATTTGCTGGCTAA
- a CDS encoding HlyC/CorC family transporter → MEHISTTTLIVTLIVMVVISAYFSGSETGMMTLNRYRLRHRAKQGNRAARRVEKLLRKPDRLISLVLIGNNLVNILASALGTIVGMRLYGNAGVAIATGVLTFVVLVFAEVLPKTIAALYPEKVAYPSSFLLAPLQILMMPLVWLLNMVTRVLMRMVGIKADVTISSALSKEELRTIVHESRSQISRRNQDMLLSVLDLEKVSVNDIMVPRNEIVGIDINDDWKAIVRQLTHSPHGRIVLYRDSLDDAISMLRVREAYRLMTEKKEFTKEVMLRAADEIYYVPEGTPLSTQLVKFQRNKKKVGLVVNEYGDIQGLVTVEDILEEIVGDFTTSMSPSLAEEVTPQNDGSVLIDGSANIRELNKAFNWHLPEDEARTINGMILEALEEIPAAGTRVRIEQYDIDILDVQDNMIKQVKVLPVKPLRESIAE, encoded by the coding sequence CTGGAACACATCTCTACCACCACGCTGATCGTTACGCTGATCGTCATGGTGGTCATCTCCGCCTATTTCTCCGGCTCGGAAACCGGCATGATGACCTTAAACCGCTACCGGTTACGTCATCGTGCTAAACAGGGTAACCGCGCCGCACGTCGCGTTGAAAAACTGCTCCGCAAGCCGGATCGCCTGATAAGCCTGGTGCTCATCGGCAACAACCTCGTCAACATTCTGGCCTCTGCCCTCGGCACCATCGTCGGGATGCGCCTGTACGGCAACGCCGGGGTGGCGATTGCCACCGGCGTGCTGACGTTCGTGGTGCTGGTGTTTGCCGAAGTGCTGCCGAAAACCATCGCCGCGCTTTACCCTGAGAAAGTCGCCTACCCGAGCAGCTTCCTGCTGGCACCGCTGCAGATCCTGATGATGCCGCTGGTCTGGCTGCTGAACATGGTGACGCGCGTCCTGATGCGGATGGTGGGAATCAAAGCCGACGTCACCATCAGCAGCGCGCTCAGCAAAGAAGAGCTTCGCACCATCGTGCATGAATCCCGCTCGCAGATCTCCCGGCGCAATCAGGACATGCTCCTGTCGGTGCTGGATCTGGAAAAGGTGAGCGTGAACGACATCATGGTGCCGCGTAACGAAATCGTCGGTATCGACATCAATGACGACTGGAAAGCCATCGTTCGCCAGCTGACGCACTCCCCGCACGGGCGCATTGTGCTGTACCGCGACTCGCTGGATGACGCCATCAGCATGCTGCGCGTGCGCGAAGCCTACCGTCTGATGACCGAGAAAAAAGAGTTCACCAAAGAGGTAATGCTGCGCGCCGCCGACGAAATTTACTACGTGCCGGAAGGAACCCCCCTCAGCACGCAGCTGGTGAAATTCCAGCGTAACAAGAAGAAGGTTGGCCTGGTGGTCAACGAGTACGGCGATATTCAGGGGCTGGTGACGGTCGAAGATATTCTGGAAGAGATTGTCGGGGACTTTACCACCTCAATGTCGCCTTCCCTCGCGGAAGAGGTCACCCCGCAAAACGACGGCTCGGTGCTGATTGACGGCAGCGCGAACATTCGCGAACTCAACAAAGCCTTTAACTGGCATTTGCCGGAAGATGAGGCTCGGACCATTAACGGGATGATTCTGGAAGCGCTGGAAGAGATCCCGGCGGCGGGCACGCGGGTGCGCATTGAGCAGTACGATATTGATATCCTGGACGTGCAGGACAATATGATTAAGCAGGTGAAAGTCCTGCCCGTTAAACCCCTGCGCGAAAGTATCGCTGAGTAA
- the grpE gene encoding nucleotide exchange factor GrpE gives MSSKEQKTPEGQAPEEIITEQHDEVEAVEPDASAEQVDPRDEKIANLEAQLVEAQNRERDGVLRIKAEMENLRRRTEQDVEKAHKFALEKFVNELLPVIDSLDRALEVADKANPDNAAMIEGIELTLKSMLDVVRKFGVEVIADTDVPLDPNVHQAIAMVESEEIEAGKVLGVMQKGYTLNGRTIRAAMVTVAKAKA, from the coding sequence ATGAGTAGTAAAGAACAGAAAACGCCTGAGGGGCAAGCCCCTGAAGAAATTATCACGGAACAGCACGATGAAGTTGAGGCTGTAGAGCCAGACGCATCTGCTGAGCAGGTGGACCCGCGCGATGAAAAAATTGCGAATCTGGAAGCCCAGCTGGTAGAAGCACAGAATCGCGAACGCGATGGTGTTCTGCGCATCAAGGCGGAAATGGAAAACCTGCGTCGCCGTACCGAGCAGGACGTTGAGAAGGCGCATAAATTTGCGCTGGAGAAATTCGTCAACGAACTGCTGCCGGTAATCGATAGCCTCGATCGCGCGCTGGAAGTGGCTGACAAAGCAAATCCGGACAACGCGGCAATGATCGAAGGTATCGAACTGACGCTGAAATCCATGCTCGACGTGGTGCGTAAGTTTGGCGTGGAAGTAATTGCCGATACCGACGTTCCGCTGGATCCAAACGTTCACCAGGCGATTGCGATGGTTGAATCTGAAGAGATTGAAGCCGGTAAAGTGCTGGGCGTGATGCAGAAAGGTTACACCCTGAACGGCCGTACCATTCGCGCGGCGATGGTGACCGTGGCGAAAGCGAAAGCGTAA
- the nadK gene encoding NAD(+) kinase: MNNHFRCIGIVGHPRHPTALTTHEMLYRWLCSKGYEVMVEQQIAQELQLKSVKTGTLAEIGQQADLAVVVGGDGNMLGAARTLARYDIKVIGINRGNLGFLTDLDPDNAQQQLADVLEGHYISEKRFLLEAQVCQQDCQKRISTAINEVVLHPGKVAHMIEFEVYIDEIFAFSQRSDGLIISTPTGSTAYSLSAGGPILTPSLDAITLVPMFPHTLSARPLVINGDSTIRLRFSHRRNDLEISCDSQIALPIQEGEDVLIRRCDYHLNLIHPKDYSYFNTLSSKLGWSKKLF; the protein is encoded by the coding sequence ATGAATAATCATTTCAGGTGTATTGGGATCGTCGGGCATCCGCGTCACCCTACCGCACTAACGACACATGAAATGTTGTATCGCTGGTTGTGTAGCAAAGGCTATGAAGTGATGGTCGAGCAGCAGATTGCTCAGGAGCTGCAGCTGAAGAGCGTCAAAACCGGCACGCTGGCGGAAATAGGCCAACAGGCCGATCTCGCCGTGGTGGTGGGCGGCGACGGCAACATGCTCGGCGCGGCCCGCACGCTGGCGCGCTATGACATTAAGGTCATCGGCATCAACCGTGGCAATCTCGGCTTTTTAACCGACCTTGACCCGGACAATGCGCAACAGCAGCTGGCCGACGTGCTGGAAGGCCACTATATCAGTGAAAAACGCTTTTTACTGGAAGCGCAGGTGTGCCAGCAGGACTGCCAGAAGCGCATCAGCACCGCGATTAACGAGGTGGTCCTTCACCCCGGTAAAGTGGCGCACATGATCGAGTTCGAAGTCTATATCGACGAAATCTTTGCCTTCTCCCAGCGTTCTGACGGGCTGATTATCTCCACCCCGACCGGCTCAACCGCCTACTCGCTTTCTGCCGGCGGCCCGATCCTGACCCCCTCTCTGGACGCCATTACCCTGGTGCCGATGTTCCCGCACACGCTCTCCGCCCGCCCGCTGGTCATCAACGGCGACAGCACGATCCGTCTGCGCTTCTCACACCGCCGTAACGACCTGGAGATCAGCTGCGACAGCCAGATAGCGCTGCCGATCCAGGAAGGTGAAGATGTGCTTATTCGCCGGTGTGATTACCACCTGAATCTGATTCATCCGAAAGATTACAGCTATTTCAATACATTAAGCTCGAAGCTTGGCTGGTCAAAAAAATTGTTCTGA
- the recN gene encoding DNA repair protein RecN, whose translation MLAQLTISNFAIVRELEIDFHSGMTAITGETGAGKSIAIDALGLCLGGRAEGDMVRMGANRADLCARFSLKDTPAAQRWLEQNQLEDGRECLLRRVISSDGRSRGFINGTAVPLSQLRELGQLLIQIHGQHAHQQLVKPEQQKALLDGYAGEYALTQLMAEHYRQWHQSCRELAQHQQQSQERAARAELLAYQLKELNEFNPQPGEFEQIDEEYKRLANSGHLLSTSQNALNLLADGEDVNLQGQLYNVRQLITELVGMDSKLSGVLDMLEEAAIQISEASDELRHYCERLDLDPNRLFELEQRISRQISLARKHHVTPEELPGYYQSLLEEQQQLDDQADSQETLSLAVNLHHEQALATAQKLHEIRQHYAQELSQHITDSMHTLAMPHGVFTIDVRFEENHLTAEGADRIEFRVTTNPGQPLQAISKVASGGELSRIALAIQVITARKMDTPALIFDEVDVGISGPTAAVVGKLLRQLGESTQVMCVTHLPQVAGCGHHHFIVSKETDGEMTETHMKPLDKRARLQELARLLGGSEVTRNTLANAKELLAA comes from the coding sequence ATGCTGGCACAACTGACCATCAGCAACTTTGCCATTGTTCGTGAGCTTGAGATCGATTTCCACAGCGGCATGACGGCGATCACCGGGGAAACCGGTGCAGGTAAATCCATTGCCATTGATGCCCTCGGCTTGTGCCTTGGCGGCCGCGCAGAGGGCGATATGGTGCGCATGGGCGCCAACCGTGCCGACCTGTGCGCCCGTTTCTCCCTGAAAGACACCCCTGCCGCCCAGCGCTGGCTGGAACAGAACCAGCTTGAAGATGGACGTGAGTGTTTACTCCGCCGCGTCATCAGCAGCGACGGTCGTTCCCGCGGTTTTATCAACGGCACGGCGGTCCCCCTTTCCCAGCTCCGTGAACTCGGCCAGTTGCTTATCCAGATCCACGGTCAACATGCGCATCAGCAACTCGTCAAACCCGAACAGCAGAAAGCGCTGCTGGATGGCTATGCGGGTGAGTACGCGCTTACTCAGCTTATGGCGGAACACTATCGCCAGTGGCATCAGAGCTGCCGTGAACTTGCCCAGCACCAGCAGCAAAGCCAGGAGCGCGCCGCACGTGCGGAGCTGCTGGCGTACCAGCTTAAAGAGCTGAACGAATTCAACCCGCAGCCGGGTGAGTTTGAGCAAATCGACGAAGAGTACAAACGCCTGGCGAACAGCGGTCACCTGCTCTCAACCAGCCAGAATGCGCTTAACCTGCTGGCGGATGGCGAAGACGTGAACCTGCAAGGACAGCTGTATAACGTCCGCCAGTTGATTACCGAACTGGTCGGCATGGACAGCAAACTTTCAGGCGTCCTGGATATGCTGGAAGAAGCGGCTATTCAGATCTCCGAAGCCAGTGACGAACTGCGCCACTACTGTGAACGTCTGGATCTCGACCCGAACCGTCTGTTTGAGCTGGAGCAACGTATCTCCCGTCAGATTTCACTGGCGCGCAAGCACCACGTCACGCCGGAAGAGCTGCCGGGCTACTATCAGTCTCTGCTGGAAGAGCAGCAGCAGCTTGACGATCAGGCTGATTCGCAGGAAACCCTCTCTCTGGCGGTGAACCTGCACCATGAACAGGCCCTGGCGACAGCGCAAAAGCTGCATGAAATCCGTCAGCATTACGCCCAGGAGCTAAGCCAGCACATCACCGACAGCATGCACACGCTGGCGATGCCGCACGGTGTATTCACCATTGATGTCCGCTTTGAAGAGAACCACCTGACGGCGGAAGGTGCGGACCGCATCGAGTTCCGCGTCACCACCAACCCGGGTCAGCCGCTGCAGGCTATCTCCAAAGTGGCCTCCGGCGGTGAACTGTCGCGTATTGCGCTGGCGATTCAGGTGATTACCGCGCGTAAAATGGACACCCCGGCGCTGATTTTCGATGAAGTGGATGTCGGCATCAGCGGCCCAACGGCGGCGGTGGTGGGTAAACTGCTGCGCCAGCTCGGCGAATCAACGCAGGTGATGTGTGTCACCCACCTGCCGCAGGTCGCGGGCTGTGGTCATCACCACTTTATCGTCAGTAAAGAAACCGACGGTGAAATGACTGAAACACACATGAAGCCGCTGGATAAACGTGCGCGCCTGCAGGAGCTGGCACGCCTGCTCGGCGGCAGCGAAGTCACGCGTAACACGCTCGCGAACGCGAAAGAACTGCTGGCGGCATAA
- the bamE gene encoding outer membrane protein assembly factor BamE has protein sequence MRCKMLTAAAAVLLMLTAGCSTLEKVVYRPDINQGNYLTPNDVSKIRVGMTQQQVAYTLGTPMMSDPFGTNTWFYVFRQKPGHEDATQQTLTLTFSSAGVLTNIDNKPALTK, from the coding sequence ATGCGTTGTAAAATGCTGACCGCTGCCGCAGCGGTTCTTCTGATGTTGACCGCAGGCTGTTCCACTCTGGAGAAAGTGGTTTACCGTCCTGACATCAACCAGGGGAACTACCTTACCCCTAACGATGTGTCCAAAATCCGCGTGGGGATGACACAACAGCAGGTCGCTTATACACTGGGAACCCCGATGATGTCCGATCCGTTCGGCACTAACACCTGGTTCTATGTATTCCGTCAGAAGCCGGGCCACGAAGATGCGACCCAGCAGACCCTGACGCTGACCTTCAGCAGCGCCGGTGTGTTGACCAACATCGACAACAAGCCTGCCCTGACCAAATAA
- a CDS encoding RnfH family protein — translation MSHKIAVEVVYALPEKQYLQRVTLEEGATVEAAIRASGILELRSDIDLAKNKVGIYSRPVKLGDVLKEGDRVEIYRPLIADPKELRRQRAEKAGK, via the coding sequence GTGTCGCATAAGATTGCTGTAGAAGTGGTGTACGCGCTGCCGGAGAAGCAGTATCTGCAGCGCGTGACGCTGGAAGAGGGGGCAACCGTTGAGGCGGCTATCCGCGCGTCCGGCATCCTTGAGCTTCGCAGCGATATCGACCTGGCGAAAAATAAGGTCGGGATTTACAGCCGTCCGGTGAAGCTGGGTGATGTGCTGAAAGAGGGCGACCGGGTAGAGATTTATCGTCCGCTGATTGCCGACCCGAAAGAGCTGCGTCGTCAGCGTGCGGAGAAGGCGGGTAAGTAG
- a CDS encoding type II toxin-antitoxin system RatA family toxin codes for MPQISRTALVPYSAEQMYQLVNDVQSYPEFIPGCTGSRVLESGPTQMTAAVDVSKAGISKTFTTRNTLTSNQSILMHLVDGPFKTLMGGWKFTPLSADACRIEFQLDFEFTNKLIELAFGRIFKELASNMVQAFTTRAKEVYSVA; via the coding sequence ATGCCTCAGATTAGCCGTACTGCGCTTGTGCCTTACAGCGCGGAACAAATGTATCAGTTAGTGAACGATGTTCAGTCTTATCCAGAATTTATTCCGGGATGCACCGGGAGCCGCGTTCTGGAGTCCGGGCCGACGCAGATGACCGCGGCGGTGGATGTCTCTAAAGCGGGGATCAGCAAGACGTTCACCACCCGCAATACGCTGACCAGCAATCAGAGTATTTTGATGCATCTGGTGGATGGTCCGTTTAAAACCCTGATGGGAGGCTGGAAGTTTACGCCGCTGAGCGCTGACGCCTGCCGCATTGAGTTCCAGCTGGATTTTGAATTTACCAATAAGCTGATTGAGCTGGCGTTTGGCCGCATCTTTAAAGAGCTAGCTTCCAATATGGTTCAGGCGTTCACCACCCGCGCCAAAGAGGTTTACAGTGTCGCATAA
- the smpB gene encoding SsrA-binding protein SmpB → MTKKKAHKPGSATIALNKRARHEYFIEEEFEAGLALQGWEVKSLRAGKANIGDSYVILKDGEAFLFGANFTPLTVASSHYVCDPTRTRKLLLNKRELESLYGRINREGFTVVALSLYWKNAWCKVKIGVAKGKKQHDKRTDLKEREWQLDKARIMKNAGR, encoded by the coding sequence ATGACGAAGAAAAAAGCACATAAACCAGGCTCGGCGACCATTGCGCTCAACAAGCGTGCTCGCCACGAGTATTTCATTGAAGAAGAATTCGAAGCTGGCCTTGCGTTGCAGGGCTGGGAAGTAAAATCGCTGCGCGCCGGGAAAGCCAACATCGGCGATAGCTACGTGATCCTGAAAGATGGCGAAGCCTTCCTGTTCGGCGCGAACTTTACGCCGCTGACCGTCGCCTCCTCACACTACGTGTGTGACCCTACGCGCACCCGCAAGCTGCTGCTGAACAAGCGTGAGCTGGAATCCCTCTACGGACGCATCAACCGTGAAGGTTTCACCGTGGTCGCCCTGTCGCTGTACTGGAAAAACGCCTGGTGCAAAGTGAAAATTGGCGTCGCGAAGGGTAAAAAACAGCACGACAAACGTACTGACCTGAAAGAGCGCGAATGGCAGCTCGACAAAGCGCGCATCATGAAAAACGCAGGACGTTGA
- a CDS encoding integrase domain-containing protein has product MAKIAKKLTDTEIKSTKPAEKEVNLFDGDGLLLRIAPLAKGGKKNWYFRYAVPVTKKRTKVSLGTYPHLTLAKARALRDEYLSLLANDIDPQVHNTQKANALKDATEHTFQAVAKKWLDEKVKTSGISQDHANDIWRSLERNIFPTLGDTPIKEIRPKMLKQHLDPIEKRGVLETLRRIISRLNEVFRYAATEELIEFNPADNLAQRFSKPKKQNMPALPPTELPRFLTVLNNASVRMETRLLIEWQLLTWVRPGEAVRTRWADIDTDNSMWNIPAEFMKMKKPHKVPLSKEALRVLDSMKAISGRREWVFPSIKAPLNHMHEQTANAAIIRMGFGGELVAHGMRSIARTAAEESGKFRTDVLEAALAHSKKDEIIAAYNRAEYLTERVVLMQWWSDYVSSQKCKVIAA; this is encoded by the coding sequence ATGGCAAAAATCGCTAAGAAGCTCACTGACACTGAAATCAAAAGCACCAAACCTGCCGAGAAAGAGGTTAACCTTTTTGACGGCGATGGTTTGCTCCTGCGAATCGCTCCCCTGGCGAAGGGAGGGAAGAAAAATTGGTATTTCAGATATGCAGTGCCTGTGACCAAAAAGCGAACTAAGGTGAGCTTAGGAACCTATCCTCATCTTACACTTGCTAAGGCACGAGCTTTACGTGATGAATACTTGTCGTTGCTTGCAAATGATATAGACCCACAAGTTCATAACACCCAGAAAGCCAATGCCCTAAAAGATGCAACGGAACATACATTTCAAGCAGTAGCCAAGAAGTGGCTTGATGAGAAAGTCAAAACGTCAGGCATCTCCCAGGATCATGCTAACGACATCTGGCGAAGCCTAGAAAGAAATATCTTTCCAACGTTGGGTGATACCCCCATTAAGGAGATTCGCCCTAAAATGCTTAAACAGCATTTAGACCCCATAGAAAAACGAGGTGTCCTTGAAACACTTCGCCGCATCATATCCCGCCTGAATGAAGTTTTCCGCTATGCAGCAACAGAAGAACTCATAGAATTCAATCCGGCTGACAATCTTGCCCAGAGATTTAGTAAGCCGAAGAAACAGAACATGCCAGCCCTGCCCCCAACCGAACTCCCCCGCTTCCTTACAGTGTTAAACAACGCCTCAGTCCGTATGGAGACACGATTGCTGATTGAATGGCAGTTACTAACTTGGGTTCGTCCTGGTGAGGCTGTTCGCACCAGATGGGCCGATATAGATACTGACAACTCAATGTGGAACATTCCGGCGGAGTTCATGAAAATGAAGAAGCCTCACAAAGTTCCACTAAGTAAAGAAGCTTTGCGAGTCTTGGATTCAATGAAAGCCATCAGCGGACGTAGAGAGTGGGTTTTCCCCAGTATCAAAGCTCCACTCAATCACATGCATGAACAAACAGCCAATGCGGCCATAATCCGTATGGGCTTCGGAGGTGAGCTTGTAGCTCACGGTATGCGATCCATTGCTAGAACGGCTGCTGAGGAGTCTGGCAAGTTTAGAACTGATGTCTTAGAAGCCGCCCTTGCCCACTCGAAGAAAGATGAAATCATTGCAGCCTACAATCGTGCAGAGTATCTCACTGAACGGGTGGTTCTCATGCAATGGTGGAGTGACTATGTTTCGTCTCAAAAATGCAAAGTTATTGCCGCATAA